One window from the genome of Sphaerotilus microaerophilus encodes:
- a CDS encoding NAD(P)/FAD-dependent oxidoreductase gives MLRITELRLPLNHAEDALRPAIVARLGVPDDALKGFTVFRRAYDARKKTAIVLIYTLDCELADAATEAHVAERLAGDRQIRPTPDTRYQFAGHAPVDFYQRGEPRRRPVVVGFGPCGLFAALILAQMGLRPVVLERGKQVRERTKDTWALWRQGVLTPESNVQFGEGGAGTFSDGKLYSQISDARHLTRKVLAEFVQAGAPEEILYVSKPHIGTFRLVGMIEKMRADIEALGGEIRFQQQVTDLLIEGEGEGRHVRGVELADGTQIRSDHVVLALGHSARDTFAMLQRRGVMMEAKPFSIGYRVEHPQSVIDAARFGPNAGHPILGAADYKLVHHAKNGRSVYSFCMCPGGTVVAATSEPERVVTNGMSQYSRNERNANAGIVVGISPEDYRSDPGGSGPVNPLDGIAFQRHWESRAFELGGGGYIAPGQLVGDFIKRQKGPAAGFGKVLPSYKPGVHLTDLSEKGRESLPRYALEAIREALPAFERQIRGFSMADAVLTGVETRTSSPLRINRGRNFQSLNVHGLYPAGEGAGYAGGIMSAGVDGIEVAEALGAAMLGVPAPGTA, from the coding sequence ATGCTGCGCATCACCGAACTGCGACTGCCGCTGAACCATGCCGAAGACGCGCTGCGCCCGGCCATCGTGGCCCGGCTGGGGGTGCCAGACGACGCATTGAAGGGCTTCACCGTCTTTCGCCGCGCCTACGACGCACGCAAGAAGACGGCGATCGTGCTGATCTACACCCTGGACTGCGAGCTGGCCGATGCGGCCACCGAGGCGCATGTGGCCGAGCGGCTGGCCGGTGACCGGCAGATCCGCCCGACGCCGGACACTCGCTACCAGTTCGCCGGCCACGCGCCGGTCGACTTCTACCAGCGCGGCGAGCCGCGGCGGCGCCCGGTGGTGGTGGGCTTCGGCCCCTGCGGCCTGTTCGCGGCACTGATCCTGGCACAGATGGGGCTGCGGCCCGTCGTGCTGGAGCGCGGCAAGCAGGTCCGTGAGCGCACCAAGGACACCTGGGCGCTGTGGCGCCAGGGCGTGCTGACGCCGGAGTCGAACGTGCAGTTCGGCGAAGGCGGCGCGGGCACCTTCTCCGACGGCAAGCTCTACAGCCAGATCAGCGACGCCCGCCACCTGACGCGCAAGGTGCTGGCCGAATTCGTGCAGGCCGGTGCGCCCGAGGAGATCCTCTACGTCAGCAAGCCGCACATCGGCACCTTCCGGCTGGTCGGCATGATCGAGAAGATGCGCGCGGACATCGAGGCGCTCGGCGGCGAGATCCGTTTCCAGCAGCAGGTGACCGACCTGCTGATCGAGGGCGAGGGTGAAGGCCGCCATGTTCGGGGCGTCGAACTGGCCGACGGCACGCAGATCCGCAGCGACCATGTGGTGCTGGCGCTGGGCCACAGCGCGCGCGACACCTTCGCGATGCTGCAGCGCCGCGGCGTGATGATGGAGGCCAAGCCCTTCTCGATCGGCTACCGCGTCGAGCACCCGCAGAGTGTGATCGACGCCGCCCGCTTCGGGCCGAACGCCGGCCACCCCATCCTCGGCGCGGCCGACTACAAGCTGGTGCACCACGCGAAGAACGGCCGCTCGGTCTACAGCTTCTGCATGTGCCCGGGCGGCACGGTGGTGGCGGCCACCTCCGAGCCCGAGCGGGTGGTCACCAACGGCATGAGCCAGTACTCGCGCAACGAGCGCAATGCCAACGCCGGCATCGTCGTGGGCATCTCGCCCGAGGACTACCGCAGCGACCCCGGTGGCAGCGGGCCGGTCAACCCGCTGGACGGCATCGCCTTCCAGCGCCACTGGGAGTCTCGCGCCTTCGAGCTCGGCGGCGGCGGCTACATCGCCCCGGGCCAGCTGGTGGGCGATTTCATCAAGCGGCAGAAGGGGCCTGCGGCCGGCTTCGGCAAGGTGCTGCCCTCCTACAAGCCGGGCGTGCACCTGACCGACCTGTCGGAGAAGGGCCGCGAGAGCCTGCCGCGCTACGCGCTGGAGGCGATCCGCGAGGCGCTGCCGGCCTTCGAGCGGCAGATCCGCGGCTTCTCGATGGCCGATGCGGTGCTGACCGGCGTGGAGACGCGCACCTCCTCGCCGCTGCGCATCAACCGCGGGCGCAACTTCCAGAGCCTGAACGTGCACGGCCTCTACCCGGCCGGCGAGGGCGCGGGTTACGCCGGCGGCATCATGAGCGCCGGCGTGGACGGCATTGAGGTGGCCGAGGCGCTGGGCGCGGCGATGCTGGGCGTACCAGCACCGGGCACCGCCTGA
- a CDS encoding aspartate:alanine exchanger family transporter, which produces MNSLLEFFGHQEILLLVLLVGLGSVIGHLRVAGVSVGAAAVLFLAIGLSAWGDAHGHKLIVPEHLGVMGLILFTFSVGIMSGANFFATLRQGLGPILGMVGALIAGAVAAVVAGKLLGLDPATVAGSFAGALTNTPALAAAREAAGNSPLPTIGYAVTYVFGVVGMLIVTSLALKHRAQDSDAPAPLVNCTIRVETPERPSIREIEQRHGGRIKFSRVRHGGMRFPVQAVSEDDVLTYNDLVTVVGPANEVEQVAEELGHASSHALEADRSELDYRRITLSNGKLAGRSVAELDLLERFGATVSRVRRGDVDMLGTDHLVIQLGDRLRVVAPRDRIAAVSAHLGDSARGLSDINPMALGVGLAAGILLGKVVFPLPGTSFSVGSAAGTLLVGLLLGHVGRIGNFVTTLPLTAAQAISEFGLLIFLAQAGTKAGSLIGAAFASGEWLRILVLGAVITLTVGGGVYLVMRRVFAMGGTKLSGVLAGTQTQPAVLAYANGRTRFDARVAMGYALVYPAAMITKILLGQILGSLAR; this is translated from the coding sequence ATGAACTCCCTCCTTGAATTCTTTGGCCACCAGGAGATCCTCCTGCTGGTCCTGCTCGTCGGCCTTGGCTCGGTCATCGGCCACCTGCGCGTGGCCGGCGTCTCCGTCGGCGCGGCGGCGGTGCTCTTCCTGGCCATCGGCCTGAGTGCCTGGGGCGATGCCCACGGCCACAAGCTCATCGTGCCCGAGCACCTGGGCGTGATGGGCCTGATCCTGTTTACCTTCTCGGTGGGCATCATGTCCGGGGCCAACTTCTTCGCTACCCTGCGCCAGGGCCTCGGGCCCATCCTCGGCATGGTCGGCGCGCTGATCGCCGGGGCCGTGGCGGCCGTGGTGGCGGGCAAGCTGCTGGGGCTCGATCCGGCCACCGTGGCGGGCAGCTTTGCAGGCGCACTGACCAACACGCCCGCGCTGGCTGCGGCGCGCGAGGCCGCCGGCAACAGCCCGCTGCCGACCATCGGCTACGCGGTGACCTACGTCTTCGGCGTGGTCGGCATGCTGATCGTCACCAGCCTGGCGCTCAAGCACCGTGCCCAGGACAGCGACGCACCCGCACCGCTGGTCAACTGCACCATCCGCGTCGAGACGCCCGAGCGGCCCAGCATCCGCGAGATCGAGCAGCGCCACGGTGGGCGCATCAAGTTCTCGCGCGTGCGCCACGGCGGCATGCGCTTTCCGGTGCAGGCGGTCAGCGAGGACGATGTGCTGACCTACAACGACCTGGTCACCGTGGTCGGACCCGCCAACGAGGTCGAGCAGGTGGCCGAGGAGCTGGGGCATGCCTCCTCGCACGCGCTGGAGGCCGATCGCAGCGAGCTGGACTACCGCCGCATCACACTGTCCAACGGCAAGCTGGCCGGCCGCAGCGTGGCCGAGCTGGACCTGCTGGAGCGCTTCGGCGCCACCGTCTCGCGGGTGCGCCGTGGCGACGTGGACATGCTGGGCACCGACCACCTTGTGATCCAGCTGGGCGACCGACTGCGTGTGGTCGCGCCGCGCGACCGGATCGCTGCGGTGAGCGCCCACCTGGGCGACTCGGCGCGTGGCCTGTCGGACATCAACCCGATGGCGCTGGGTGTCGGTCTGGCCGCGGGCATCCTGCTGGGCAAGGTGGTCTTTCCGCTGCCGGGCACGTCCTTTTCGGTGGGCTCAGCGGCCGGCACGCTGCTGGTGGGGCTGCTGCTGGGGCACGTCGGGCGCATCGGCAACTTCGTCACCACCCTGCCGCTCACGGCCGCACAGGCGATCTCCGAGTTCGGCCTGCTGATCTTCCTGGCCCAGGCAGGCACCAAGGCCGGCTCACTGATCGGCGCGGCATTTGCCTCCGGCGAGTGGCTGCGCATCCTGGTACTGGGTGCGGTGATCACGCTGACGGTGGGCGGAGGCGTCTACCTGGTGATGCGCCGCGTGTTCGCCATGGGTGGCACCAAGCTCTCCGGCGTGCTGGCCGGCACGCAGACCCAGCCGGCGGTGCTGGCCTACGCCAACGGCCGCACCCGCTTCGATGCCCGCGTGGCGATGGGCTACGCGCTGGTCTACCCAGCGGCGATGATCACCAAGATCCTGCTGGGGCAGATCCTGGGCAGCCTGGCACGCTGA
- a CDS encoding helix-turn-helix transcriptional regulator — protein MEYWPLKPGTQDTPIGASQVAALLARVGSLPQEALAGVLLHWLTEHVALAQCAVFSYPPGQAPRIVSYADRARTRRLPAIAQDYVTRFHREDGSRQAMASVQVERAGPNDGAILLHRQTPADLGDGDYRAICYDQPRISERIALLSCQDRWHWLSINLYRGHEHGPFLPQEVACIEAFAPFLTQLVRLHLRCHQYDNELGSTLVQRLKWRFPALTRRDLDLLDGVVAGQDGDEIAHLMGIQPASVQTYLKRLYRKLGISGQRELFGLMLAPLTPDHWVASRSRGSGGD, from the coding sequence ATGGAGTACTGGCCGCTCAAGCCCGGAACGCAGGACACCCCGATCGGGGCCAGCCAGGTCGCAGCCCTGCTGGCGCGGGTGGGTAGCCTGCCGCAGGAGGCCCTGGCGGGGGTGCTGCTTCATTGGCTGACCGAGCATGTCGCGCTGGCGCAGTGCGCCGTCTTCAGCTACCCACCCGGTCAAGCGCCCCGCATCGTTTCCTATGCCGACCGGGCCCGCACACGCCGGCTGCCCGCCATTGCGCAGGACTACGTGACCCGTTTCCACCGGGAAGATGGCAGCCGCCAGGCCATGGCCAGCGTGCAAGTGGAGCGGGCCGGCCCAAACGACGGTGCCATCCTGCTGCACCGCCAGACGCCCGCGGACCTGGGCGACGGGGACTACCGGGCGATCTGCTATGACCAGCCGCGCATCAGCGAGCGCATCGCCCTGCTGAGCTGCCAGGACCGCTGGCACTGGCTGTCGATCAACCTCTACCGCGGGCACGAGCACGGGCCCTTCCTGCCGCAGGAGGTTGCGTGCATCGAGGCCTTTGCGCCCTTCCTGACCCAGCTGGTGCGCCTGCACTTGCGCTGCCACCAGTATGACAACGAGTTGGGCAGCACCCTGGTGCAACGCCTGAAATGGCGCTTCCCCGCGCTCACCCGGCGTGACCTGGACCTGCTGGACGGGGTGGTGGCAGGGCAGGATGGCGACGAGATTGCCCACCTGATGGGCATCCAGCCTGCGAGCGTGCAGACCTACCTCAAGCGGCTGTACCGCAAGCTGGGCATCTCCGGCCAGCGCGAGCTGTTTGGCCTGATGCTGGCGCCCCTCACGCCGGACCACTGGGTGGCGTCCAGATCGAGAGGATCTGGTGGTGATTGA
- a CDS encoding CaiB/BaiF CoA transferase family protein, with product MTPALAAPLHSLHIIEFEGLGPGPLAAWMLAGLGARVTTLARPGGNPMAQQLGGPGENLLHRGKTVLEVDLKSPAGRAQALALIAQADALIEGNRPGVMERLALGPADCAAVNPRLVYGRMTGWGQTGPLAQAAGHDLNYVALSGLLSLGAHRGERPIVPPTVLGDAGGALALAFGIVSAALEARRSGVGRVVDAAIVDVVAMLGTLAHWIRGSGQLDGPAPSPFHDSPFYDVYRCADGGHLTIGALEPPFYAELLRRLGFDDVDTASQYDRATWPALKTRFTALFASQPRDHWVALLEGSDACFAPVLGIAEAAQHPHNRARGTFTVDAAGRISAAFAPRFLPLG from the coding sequence ATGACCCCTGCCCTTGCCGCTCCGCTGCACAGCCTGCACATCATCGAGTTCGAGGGCCTGGGGCCCGGCCCCCTGGCGGCCTGGATGCTCGCCGGCCTGGGGGCACGCGTCACCACCCTGGCCCGTCCCGGTGGCAACCCGATGGCGCAGCAGCTCGGTGGCCCCGGGGAGAACCTGCTGCACCGCGGCAAGACGGTGCTCGAAGTGGACCTGAAATCCCCCGCCGGCCGTGCCCAGGCCCTGGCGCTGATCGCCCAGGCCGACGCACTGATCGAGGGCAACCGCCCCGGCGTGATGGAGCGCCTCGCCCTGGGCCCCGCCGACTGTGCAGCCGTCAACCCGCGGCTGGTCTATGGCCGCATGACCGGCTGGGGCCAGACCGGCCCACTCGCCCAGGCCGCCGGGCACGACCTGAACTACGTGGCGCTGAGCGGCCTGCTGTCGCTGGGCGCGCACCGGGGCGAGCGCCCCATCGTGCCACCCACGGTGCTGGGCGACGCTGGCGGCGCTCTGGCGCTGGCCTTCGGCATCGTCAGTGCGGCATTGGAGGCGCGCCGCAGCGGGGTCGGACGGGTGGTCGACGCGGCCATCGTCGACGTGGTGGCGATGCTCGGTACCCTGGCGCACTGGATCCGCGGCAGCGGCCAGCTCGACGGTCCCGCGCCCAGCCCCTTCCACGACTCGCCCTTCTACGACGTCTACCGCTGCGCCGACGGCGGCCACCTCACGATCGGCGCGCTGGAGCCGCCCTTCTATGCGGAGCTGCTGCGCCGGCTGGGCTTCGACGACGTGGACACAGCATCGCAGTACGACCGCGCCACCTGGCCCGCGTTGAAGACGCGCTTCACCGCGCTGTTCGCTTCGCAGCCGCGCGACCACTGGGTGGCCCTGCTGGAGGGCAGTGATGCCTGCTTCGCCCCGGTGCTCGGCATCGCAGAGGCAGCGCAACACCCGCACAACCGGGCACGCGGCACCTTCACGGTGGATGCGGCCGGCCGGATCAGCGCCGCGTTCGCGCCGCGCTTTCTACCGCTGGGCTGA
- the argJ gene encoding bifunctional glutamate N-acetyltransferase/amino-acid acetyltransferase ArgJ — protein MPVNLVAPNPEDLHPVAGVEIGTAMAGVRKANRRDVTVFRLAPGSTVAGVFTLNRFCAAPVQICREHLAAGRGSRAIVVNTGNANAGTGADGLARANAVCDALAAQLGLARQDVLPFSTGVIMETLPIDRIIAGLPAAITDLKPANWAQAAEGIMTTDTLPKAASRQVTIGGRTVTVTGIAKGAGMIRPNMATMLGFVATDAVIEPALVQALVREAADHSFNRITIDGDTSTNDSFVLIASQQAGNPTITALDSADGELLREAVIAVSQQLAQAIVRDGEGATKFIAIRVDGGRSKEECRQVAYAIAHSPLVKTAFFASDPNLGRILAAVGYAGIDDLDQGLIDLYLDDVHVARAGGRHPDYREEDGQRVMKQAEITVRVDLHRGNRHATVWTCDLSHDYVTINADYRS, from the coding sequence ATGCCCGTGAACCTTGTTGCCCCGAATCCTGAGGATCTGCACCCGGTCGCCGGGGTCGAGATCGGCACCGCGATGGCCGGTGTGCGCAAGGCCAACCGCCGCGATGTGACGGTGTTCCGCCTCGCGCCGGGCAGCACGGTGGCCGGCGTCTTCACGCTCAACCGCTTCTGCGCTGCGCCGGTGCAGATCTGCCGCGAGCACCTCGCCGCCGGGCGGGGCAGCCGCGCGATCGTGGTGAACACCGGCAACGCCAACGCCGGAACCGGGGCCGACGGTCTGGCGCGGGCCAACGCCGTCTGCGACGCGCTGGCCGCGCAGCTGGGCCTGGCGCGCCAGGACGTGCTGCCGTTCTCCACCGGCGTGATCATGGAGACGCTGCCGATCGACCGGATCATCGCCGGCCTGCCGGCGGCGATCACCGACCTGAAGCCGGCGAACTGGGCCCAGGCCGCCGAGGGCATCATGACCACCGACACGCTGCCCAAGGCGGCGTCGCGCCAGGTCACGATCGGTGGCCGGACCGTGACCGTGACCGGCATCGCCAAGGGCGCCGGCATGATCCGCCCGAACATGGCCACGATGCTGGGCTTCGTGGCCACCGACGCGGTGATCGAGCCGGCGCTGGTACAGGCCCTGGTGCGCGAGGCGGCCGACCACAGCTTCAACCGCATCACCATCGACGGCGACACCTCGACCAACGACAGCTTCGTGCTGATTGCCAGCCAGCAGGCCGGCAACCCGACGATCACCGCGCTGGACTCGGCCGACGGCGAATTGCTGCGCGAGGCGGTGATCGCGGTGTCGCAGCAGCTCGCCCAGGCGATCGTGCGCGACGGCGAAGGCGCCACCAAGTTCATCGCCATCCGCGTCGACGGGGGGCGCTCCAAGGAAGAGTGCCGGCAAGTGGCCTATGCGATCGCGCATTCGCCGCTGGTCAAGACGGCCTTCTTCGCCAGCGACCCCAACCTCGGCCGCATCCTGGCCGCGGTGGGCTACGCCGGCATCGACGACCTCGACCAGGGCCTGATCGACCTCTACCTGGACGATGTGCACGTCGCCCGCGCCGGCGGCCGCCACCCGGACTACCGGGAAGAGGACGGCCAGCGCGTGATGAAGCAGGCCGAGATCACCGTGCGGGTGGACCTGCACCGCGGCAACCGCCACGCCACGGTCTGGACCTGCGACCTGTCGCACGACTACGTGACGATCAACGCGGACTACCGCTCCTGA